The following proteins come from a genomic window of Populus nigra chromosome 6, ddPopNigr1.1, whole genome shotgun sequence:
- the LOC133696560 gene encoding uncharacterized protein LOC133696560 — protein sequence MVTKTRRIIQYNSTDEDKEWLYRSLVGNILPNVDVVTLEATVLKLSVKAVSFHFLGASQWETRTRAYYIFAWISIFGLPMKGWNRNCINILLQNWGNIVGYDTSCVSQGSISGIRVLIQTTKMEPLHDQVLIQLDGVQVEVSLKEIKGEFIPSLTTVKHSMDVSLCSTSVLSDDDEDDFFEETNRATTTHKETKQRPEFESEFTGLLGTQTQLPSTLTTSEVSPWYLYPEITEICKHAVLSYESTYEGDNQLALETGNLTEKKQQSSHADHTLLGGGITSSGKTKRNVIIKAGKELIGEDEASSSRYRPDTNSGDEANEPAHSDNRAEAAACWEVGQAILQGHDDSTHDSDTAGIPRPRAGKVDPKEEAVICFCTFTRSNLDCLVSFVYAPNGGNLKNELWTYLVTFRDSVSKPWCLAGDFNETLFPSDRKGGSQITSSMTRFKNCIDGCNLMELPLNGRKFTWSRGNVASRIDRIFVSGDWLQTFPSSTLFGLSKYSSDHRPLHLLLDSTNWGPKPFRFMNCWWLMSDFRNMIQSFWSSIMVSKSGTRKMVSALKMLKERCRQWSKANVGSMNNRIAELELEDDSMDRKNECKVLSVDELNRSNSIASRLKIMYRAQESAWHQKSRIQWCKLGDKNTRFFHLAATTRQKKNQLACLENRPRASCSNLEFSRLKPSSSAALELPFSAEEIKTAMWDCDGNKAPGPDGINFLFIKKAWNIIGEDIIQMVDEFYRTNLLPAGINSTFVTLIPKIKGANKLSDFRPISLVGSLYKIISKILATRMKHVMPEVISHHQNAFIKGRQILDSVLIANEVLPFIKKKKGKAYLFKLDFYKAFDSVLWEYINEIMASMGFRNRWRGWIMQCISTAKIYVLVNGSPTEEFCLAKGLRQGDPLSPFLFNVAVQGLSCMLQRGCDLGLTSGINIGNTGLVISHLQFTDDTLIFSSDSSNSMQNIKRILLCFELVSGMKVNFYKSSIVGVGVATHTCNFTAQLLRCKQDQLPLMYLGLLIGGNLGRATMWNPILWNISFRLASWKCRFLSIGGRLCLIKSVLSNLPIYYLSMFPMPASVASIIDQKLRSFLWSGNEERHKICNVSWATVTLPKQAGGLGIGPLRDKNTALLFKWLWRFGSEESSMWKDVIKSIHNTNCSKLLLQAPIPGAATTWSRIVNHCVRNNKLQDIVNEQSLVLIGNGKKTKFWLDCWLNNHCLAEHFSTLFQLSNDKAASIAKMGMWEGYEWIWVFSWIRPLRGRNIGLLDQLYAILSTVLMDKDGEDRLIWKDNNSGRFLVKSLCGLLSPKPSTNNAFSFAGIWKGIVPPKVEIFCWMAIINRINTRCMLVRRGILGSSESNCPICLVEAESVDHILLHCHKHWLIWSKIIKWWGLVWCCPKSFSDLWSQWTSMVHGHFQRKAWLMLFFSVAWSLWLLQNDLIFQQKTPDYESIFFLIITRLCLWLKAIHSDFPYSPSDLIRSADGLLRWSNAHSFRINNMWSPPMINSLKWNVDGSSLGKPGPSGIGGVLRNHHGHLLGLFSIPVGILDSNIAELRAIVKAIELSTSNCLFHHQHLIIESDSVNAISWMNKPHSRPWKHHNLFSSINRLKAYFGSITFSHIFRESNCMADCMSKQGMQRSSEFVAWL from the exons ATGGTCACAAAGACGAGGAGAATAATACAGTACAACTCCACAGATGAGGATAAGGAATGGTTGTATAGGAGCTTAGTGGGAAATATCTTGCCAAATGTGGATGTAGTAACACTGGAGGCAAcggttttaaaattaagtgtCAAAGCTGTGAGCTTTCATTTTTTGGGTGCTAGCCAG TGGGAAACAAGGACTAGAGCATATTACATATTTGCTTGGATCTCCATATTTGGTTTGCCAATGAAAGGGTGGAACAGAAACTGTATCAATATTTTGCTTCAGAACTGGGGAAATATTGTAGGATACGACACTTCCTGTGTTAGTCAGGGGTCCATATCAGGTATTAGGGTTCTTATTCAAACCACAAAGATGGAACCTTTACATGATCAAGTGTTGATCCAGCTTGATGGAGTGCAGGTTGAGGTCAGTTTGAAAGAAATCAAAGGTGAGTTTATCCCCTCTCTCACAACAGTCAAACACTCCATGGATGTATCATTGTGCTCAACATCTGTGCTATCCGATGACgatgaagatgatttttttgaGGAAACTAATAGAGCAACAACGACTCACAAAGAGACAAAACAAAGACCTGAATTTGAATCTGAATTCACTGGTTTGTTGGGCACCCAAACTCAGCTTCCTAGCACACTCACCACGTCTGAAGTTTCACCATGGTACCTCTACCCAGAAATTACTGAAATCTGCAAACATGCGGTTTTATCTTATGAGAGTACGTACGAAGGCGATAACCAGTTAGCCTTG GAAACAGGAAATCTCAcagaaaaaaagcaacaaagCTCACACGCAGATCACACTCTCTTAGGAGGAGGAATCACGTCAAGTGGGAAAACAAAGCG AAATGTTATTATCAAAGCTGGTAAGGAATTGATTGGTGAGGATGAGGCAAGTAGTTCAAGATACAGACCCGACACCAATTCTGGTGATGAAGCAAATGAGCCTGCACATTCTGATAATAGGGCAGAAGCCGCTGCTTGCTGGGAAGTTGGACAAGCTATTCTCCAAGGGCATGACGATAGCACACATGACTCAGACACTGCAGGGATTCCTAGACCGAGAGCAGGAAAAGTGGATCCTAAGGAAGAAGCCGTGATTTGCTTCT GCACCTTCACTCGATCCAATCTAGATTGCCTAGTCTCTTTTGTATATGCTCCGAATGGTGGGAACCTGAAGAATGAGTTGTGGACTTATCTTGTTACATTCAGGGATAGTGTTAGCAAGCCGTGGTGTCTTGCGGGTGATTTTAATGAAACCTTATTCCCGTCAGATAGGAAAGGTGGCTCACAAATAACATCTTCCATGACAAGATTCAAAAATTGCATTGATGGTTGTAATCTTATGGAGCTCCCCTTAAATGGGAGAAAATTTACATGGTCTCGAGGTAATGTGGCGAGCCGTATTGATAGAATATTTGTATCGGGGGATTGGTTGCAGACTTTCCCATCATCTACCTTATTCGGTCTCTCAAAATATTCATCTGATCATAGGCCTCTGCATCTGTTGCTCGACTCTACAAATTGGGGCCCGAAACCTTTTCGCTTCATGAATTGCTGGTGGCTTATGTCTGATTTCAGGAATATGATTCAGAGCTTTTGGAGTTCAATCATGGTTTCAAAATCTGGCACAAGGAAAATGGTCTCGGCTCTAAAGATGTTGAAAGAGAGATGTCGACAGTGGAGTAAAGCTAATGTGGGAAGCATGAATAACAGAATTGCGGAACTGGAACTTGAAGATGACTCAATGGATCGTAAAAATGAGTGCAAGGTCTTGAGTGTTGATGAACTGAATAGAAGTAATTCCATTGCCTCCCGACTCAAAATCATGTATAGAGCTCAAGAGTCTGCCTGGCATCAGAAGTCAAGAATTCAGTGGTGTAAGCTTGGAGATAAAAATACTCGATTCTTTCATTTAGCTGCAACtacaagacaaaaaaagaatcagCTTGCATGCCTGGAG AACAGACCTAGAGCTTCATGTTCAAACCTGGAATTCTCAAGGCTGAAGCCTTCATCCTCGGCTGCTCTTGAATTGCCATTTTCTGCAGAAGAGATTAAAACAGCTATGTGGGATTGTGATGGAAATAAAGCTCCAGGTCCTGATGGTATTAACTTCCTTTTCATCAAGAAAGCATGGAACATTATAGGTGAGGACATTATCCAGATGGTTGATGAATTCTATCGGACTAATCTCCTTCCTGCTGGTATCAATAGCACCTTTGTTACTCTTATTCCGAAGATTAAAGGTGCTAACAAGCTATCAGATTTCAGACCTATTAGTTTGGTTGGCAGCCTATACAAGATCATCTCAAAGATTTTAGCAACCAGAATGAAACATGTTATGCCAGAGGTCATCTCCCATCATCAAAATGCTTTTATCAAAGGGAGGCAAATTTTAGACAGCGTCTTGATTGCAAATGAGGTCCTTCCTTTcattaagaagaaaaagggtAAAGCTTATCTcttcaaattagatttttataaagCCTTCGATTCGGTGTTATGGGAATATATTAATGAAATCATGGCTAGTATGGGCTTTCGCAATAGATGGCGAGGGTGGATTATGCAATGCATATCAACGGCAAAAATATATGTGCTTGTTAATGGGTCTCCCACAGAGGAATTCTGCTTAGCTAAAGGCCTACGCCAAGGAGACCCTCTCTCTCCGTTTCTCTTCAACGTTGCAGTCCAGGGGTTGAGTTGTATGTTGCAGCGTGGCTGTGATTTGGGTTTGACTTCAGGTATAAACATCGGCAATACGGGGCTTGTCATATCTCACTTACAGTTTACGGACGACACCCTTATATTCAGTTCAGACTCTTCAAATAGCATGCAGAACATTAAACGTATCCTATTATGCTTTGAACTTGTCTCGGGGATGAAggtcaatttttataaaagcaGCATTGTAGGTGTGGGTGTAGCAACTCATACATGTAACTTCACGGCTCAGCTTCTCAGATGCAAGCAGGATCAGCTGCCTCTCATGTATCTTGGACTCCTCATTGGTGGAAACCTAGGCAGAGCTACAATGTGGAATCCTATTTTATGGAATATTAGTTTCCGGTTGGCTTCGTGGAAATGCAGGTTCTTATCTATTGGGGGCCGTTTGTGCTTGATTAAATCTGTGCTCAGCAATCTCCCCATCTACTACCTATCTATGTTCCCCATGCCTGCATCGGTTGCCTCCATAATTGATCAGAAACTTCGATCCTTCCTCTGGTCTGGAAATGAGGAAAGACACAAAATATGCAATGTCAGTTGGGCCACTGTTACTCTTCCAAAACAAGCGGGTGGTCTTGGGATTGGTCCCTTAAGGGACAAAAACACAGCTCTGCTCTTTAAATGGTTATGGAGGTTTGGGTCGGAGGAATCAAGTATGTGGAAAGATGTGATCAAAAGCATCCACAACACCAATTGCTCTAAACTGCTGTTGCAAGCTCCTATTCCAGGAGCTGCAACTACATGGTCCCGGATTGTCAATCATTGTGTGAGAAATAATAAGCTGCAGGATATTGTGAATGAGCAATCTCTGGTTCTTATCGGAAATGGCAAGAAGACTAAGTTTTGGCTAGACTGCTGGCTTAATAACCACTGTTTAGCAGAGCACTTCTCTACTCTTTTCCAATTATCCAATGACAAAGCTGCCAGCATTGCTAAGATGGGAATGTGGGAAGGGTATGAGTGGATTTGGGTTTTTTCCTGGATACGTCCACTTCGGGGGCGCAACATTGGCTTGCTCGATCAGCTTTATGCAATCCTATCGACTGTACTCATGGACAAAGATGGAGAGGATAGACTAATATGGAAGGACAATAATTCAGGAAGATTTTTAGTTAAATCTCTCTGTGGATTGTTAAGCCCAAAGCCTTCAACAAACAATGCCTTCTCGTTTGCTGGAATTTGGAAAGGTATTGTCCCTCCTAAGGTAGAGATCTTTTGCTGGATGGCTATCATTAACAGAATCAACACCCGATGTATGTTGGTTCGAAGAGGTATATTGGGTAGCTCAGAATCAAATTGCCCTATCTGCCTAGTGGAGGCAGAATCGGTGGACCATATCCTGCTACACTGCCATAAGCATTGGCTCATTTGGTCCAAAATCATTAAGTGGTGGGGTTTAGTTTGGTGTTGCCCAAAGAGCTTCTCAGATTTGTGGTCTCAATGGACTTCCATGGTGCATGGTCATTTTCAGAGGAAGGCATGGTTGATGTTGTTCTTCTCAGTGGCATGGTCTCTTTGGCTACTTCAAAACGATCTGATCTTCCAACAGAAGACACCTGACTATGAATCAATATTCTTTCTTATTATCACCCGTCTATGTCTATGGCTAAAAGCTATCCATTCTGATTTCCCATACTCCCCTTCAGATCTGATCAGATCGGCAGATGGCTTACTTCGGTGGTCCAATGCCCACTCTTTTAGGATTAATAATATGTGGTCTCCTCCTATGATTAATAGCCTCAAATGGAACGTGGATGGCTCGTCTCTTGGTAAGCCAGGCCCCTCTGGAATAGGTGGTGTACTGCGAAATCATCATGGACATCTTCTCGGTTTGTTCTCTATTCCAGTTGGTATTTTAGACTCTAATATTGCTGAGTTAAGGGCTATTGTCAAAGCCATTGAACTTTCAACATCTAATTGTCTCTTCCACCATCAACACCTCATCATAGAATCTGACTCTGTCAATGCTATTAGCTGGATGAATAAGCCTCACAGCCGTCCCTGGAAGCATCATAATCTGTTCTCCTCTATTAATAGGCTGAAAGCATATTTTGGTTCAATCACCTTCTCACATATCTTTCGTGAAAGTAATTGCATGGCAGACTGCATGTCTAAACAAGGAATGCAGAGATCAAGTGAATTTGTTGCCTGGCTTTGA